In Oryzihumus leptocrescens, the following are encoded in one genomic region:
- a CDS encoding response regulator: protein MAVVSERARILLVDDRPENLLALEAILASLDQVLVRAGSGEEALRALLRDDFALILLDAQMPGMDGYETAARIKRRQRTRDIPIIFLTAVDKDTNSSYRGYAAGGADYLAKPFDPWILRAKVQVFVDLWVAGRRLATQADMLRGQMGEREGSPDVLGALRTRVAAVEDAVWALSAQLRTAGAEPTPALQRVERELDALQGALSALGEPAGAVGGAGQDPG from the coding sequence GTGGCTGTCGTGAGCGAGCGGGCCCGGATCCTGCTGGTCGACGACCGACCGGAGAACCTGCTCGCGCTGGAGGCGATCCTGGCGTCCCTGGACCAGGTGCTGGTGCGGGCCGGCTCCGGGGAGGAGGCGCTGCGGGCGCTGTTGCGCGACGACTTCGCGCTCATCCTGCTCGACGCCCAGATGCCCGGGATGGACGGCTACGAGACCGCGGCCCGGATCAAGCGCCGCCAGCGCACGCGGGACATCCCGATCATCTTCCTCACCGCGGTGGACAAGGACACCAACAGCTCCTACCGGGGCTACGCCGCCGGCGGTGCCGACTACCTGGCCAAGCCGTTCGACCCGTGGATCCTGCGCGCCAAGGTCCAGGTCTTCGTGGACCTGTGGGTGGCCGGGCGGCGCCTGGCCACCCAGGCCGACATGCTGCGCGGCCAGATGGGTGAGCGGGAGGGCAGCCCCGACGTGCTCGGCGCCCTGCGCACCCGGGTCGCCGCGGTCGAGGACGCGGTGTGGGCGCTGTCGGCGCAGCTGCGCACCGCCGGGGCCGAGCCGACCCCCGCCCTGCAGCGCGTGGAGCGCGAGCTCGACGCCCTGCAGGGCGCCCTGTCCGCGCTGGGGGAGCCCGCCGGAGCCGTCGGGGGAGCCGGCCAGGACCCCGGCTGA
- a CDS encoding NAD-dependent epimerase/dehydratase family protein, whose protein sequence is MRILVLGGTAWLGGEVAQVALERGHDVTCLARGESGQAPPGVHMVAADRSSAAAYGLVADQDWDGVVDVSWQPGFVRGAVSALADRAATWVYVSSGSVYAAHGTPGADEDAALLPALEGDVADRESYGEAKVACEQAVLAGVGADRAVIARSGLIGGPGDHSDRTGYWPLRFAHPATEDGSVLVPDTPDLGTQVIDVRDLARWLVESVEQERAGVFNLSGDVTPFGEHLATARRVAGHDGPLVRVSSPWLVDHGVEEWAGERSLPLWLHSEGWEGFGHRSNAAARESGLVLRPLEETLRDTLAWELKTVPGRPRKAGLSPEDERDLIAKARAQSRG, encoded by the coding sequence ATGCGGATTCTTGTCCTGGGAGGGACCGCCTGGCTCGGCGGTGAGGTGGCGCAGGTGGCGCTGGAGCGGGGGCACGACGTGACCTGCCTGGCCCGCGGGGAGTCCGGCCAGGCGCCGCCGGGGGTGCACATGGTCGCCGCCGACCGCTCCAGCGCCGCGGCCTACGGGCTGGTCGCGGACCAGGACTGGGACGGGGTCGTGGACGTGTCCTGGCAGCCGGGATTCGTGCGCGGGGCCGTCTCGGCGCTCGCCGACCGCGCCGCCACCTGGGTCTACGTCTCCTCCGGCAGCGTGTATGCCGCGCACGGCACCCCGGGTGCCGACGAGGACGCCGCGCTGCTGCCCGCGCTCGAGGGTGACGTCGCCGACCGGGAGTCCTACGGCGAGGCCAAGGTGGCGTGCGAGCAGGCGGTGCTCGCCGGCGTGGGCGCGGACCGCGCGGTGATCGCCCGGTCGGGGCTGATCGGCGGCCCGGGCGACCACTCCGACCGCACCGGCTACTGGCCGCTGCGCTTCGCCCACCCCGCCACCGAGGACGGGTCGGTCCTGGTCCCGGACACCCCGGACCTGGGCACGCAGGTCATCGACGTTCGCGACCTGGCCCGGTGGCTGGTGGAGTCGGTGGAGCAGGAGCGGGCCGGGGTGTTCAACCTCAGCGGCGACGTGACCCCGTTCGGGGAGCACCTGGCGACGGCCCGCCGGGTCGCCGGCCACGACGGCCCGCTGGTGCGGGTGTCCTCGCCGTGGCTGGTCGACCACGGCGTCGAGGAGTGGGCCGGTGAGCGCTCGCTGCCGCTGTGGCTGCACAGCGAGGGCTGGGAGGGGTTCGGGCACCGCAGCAACGCCGCGGCCCGGGAGTCGGGGCTGGTGCTGCGGCCGCTGGAGGAGACGCTGCGCGACACCCTGGCCTGGGAGCTGAAGACCGTCCCCGGCCGTCCGCGCAAGGCCGGTCTGTCCCCCGAGGACGAGCGCGACCTCATCGCGAAGGCCCGGGCCCAGTCCCGGGGGTGA
- the pafA gene encoding Pup--protein ligase, with the protein MERRIFGIENEYGVTCTFDGQRRLTPDEVARYLFRKVVSWGRSSNVFLSNGSRLYLDVGSHPEYATPECDDVRQLVTHDKAGERIVEGLVADAQQRITDEGIAGEIYVFKNNTDSAGNSYGCHENYLVGRHGEFQKLSDVLIPFLVSRQITCGAGKVTTTSRGATYCVSQRADHIWEGVSSATTRSRPIINTRDEPHADAEKFRRLHVIVGDSNMSETTTMLKVGSADLVLRMIEAGVVMRDLSLENPIRAIREISHDMTGTRAVRLANGRELSALQIQGEYYERALAFADREGLDDPTHKSVLDLWERTLTAVETGNLEAVETEIDWVIKYQMIQRYAAKHDLPMASPRVAQLDLAYHDINRQRGLFYLLQRHGRAARVCSDVEIFEAKNRPPQTTRAKLRGDFIRAAQEHRRDFTVDWVHLKLNDQAQRTVLCKDPFAAVDARVERLIESM; encoded by the coding sequence ATGGAGCGCCGAATCTTCGGGATCGAGAACGAGTACGGCGTCACGTGCACGTTCGACGGCCAGCGGCGGCTCACCCCGGACGAGGTGGCCCGCTACCTGTTCCGCAAGGTCGTGTCGTGGGGCCGGTCCAGCAACGTCTTCCTGTCCAACGGCTCGCGGCTGTACCTCGATGTGGGCAGCCACCCGGAGTACGCCACCCCCGAGTGCGACGACGTGCGCCAGCTGGTCACCCACGACAAGGCGGGGGAGCGGATCGTCGAGGGCCTGGTCGCCGACGCCCAGCAGCGGATCACCGACGAGGGCATCGCCGGGGAGATCTACGTCTTCAAGAACAACACCGACTCGGCCGGCAACTCCTACGGCTGCCACGAGAACTACCTGGTCGGGCGGCACGGGGAGTTCCAGAAGCTGTCCGACGTGCTCATCCCGTTCCTCGTCAGCCGGCAGATCACCTGCGGGGCCGGCAAGGTCACCACGACCTCCCGCGGCGCGACCTACTGCGTCAGCCAGCGCGCCGACCACATCTGGGAGGGCGTCTCCAGCGCCACGACCCGCTCCCGTCCGATCATCAACACCCGCGACGAGCCGCACGCCGACGCCGAGAAGTTCCGCCGGCTGCACGTCATCGTCGGCGACTCCAACATGAGCGAGACCACGACCATGCTCAAGGTCGGCTCGGCCGACCTGGTGCTGCGCATGATCGAGGCCGGCGTGGTCATGCGGGACCTGTCCCTGGAGAACCCGATCCGCGCCATCCGCGAGATCAGCCACGACATGACCGGCACCCGCGCGGTGCGCCTGGCCAACGGCCGCGAGCTGTCGGCGCTGCAGATCCAGGGCGAGTACTACGAGCGGGCGCTGGCGTTCGCCGACCGCGAGGGCCTCGACGACCCGACGCACAAGAGCGTGCTGGACCTGTGGGAGCGCACCCTCACCGCCGTCGAGACCGGCAACCTCGAGGCCGTCGAGACCGAGATCGACTGGGTGATCAAGTACCAGATGATCCAGCGCTACGCGGCCAAGCACGACCTGCCGATGGCCAGCCCCCGGGTGGCCCAGCTCGACCTGGCCTACCACGACATCAACCGCCAGCGCGGCCTGTTCTACCTGCTGCAACGGCACGGCCGCGCAGCGCGGGTGTGCTCCGACGTGGAGATCTTCGAGGCCAAGAACCGTCCGCCGCAGACCACCCGGGCCAAGCTCCGTGGCGACTTCATCCGCGCCGCCCAGGAGCACCGGCGCGACTTCACCGTCGACTGGGTGCACCTCAAGCTCAACGACCAGGCCCAGCGCACCGTGCTGTGCAAGGACCCCTTCGCCGCCGTCGACGCCCGCGTGGAGCGCCTCATCGAGAGCATGTGA
- a CDS encoding FKBP-type peptidyl-prolyl cis-trans isomerase yields the protein MRLNRPKLVAAAAVPLLLLVGACGSSNKPVDAEAKVLDSVTVAGDAKAPTLTLKTKPLTVKKTVTKVVKPGTGPAVTKDEALTTNYLLVNGKDGKQLDSSFGKAPARMDLSSGKLLTGLSKGLLGQKVGSRVLVAIPPADGFATNGNPQIGIGANDTMLFLVDITAAGKPLTQATGTAVKPKAGLPTVVMGKDNHEAAKITVPKSAPPKTTVVQPLIQGKGNVIKAGQLVRFSYTGVIYRNGEMFDSSAKTKEGYAEFPIGVGQLIPAWDKHIVGQRVGSRLLMVIPPADGYGAKGQPSAGIKGTDTLVFVIDLLDAS from the coding sequence GTGCGTCTGAACCGTCCCAAGCTCGTGGCCGCTGCCGCGGTCCCGTTGCTCCTGCTCGTGGGGGCCTGCGGCTCCTCCAACAAGCCCGTCGACGCCGAGGCCAAGGTGCTCGACTCGGTCACCGTCGCCGGTGACGCCAAGGCGCCGACCCTCACGCTGAAGACCAAGCCGCTCACGGTGAAGAAGACCGTGACCAAGGTGGTCAAGCCCGGCACCGGCCCGGCGGTGACCAAGGACGAGGCGCTCACCACCAACTACCTGCTGGTCAACGGCAAGGACGGCAAGCAGCTCGACAGCAGCTTCGGCAAGGCGCCGGCCCGCATGGACCTGTCCTCCGGCAAGCTCCTGACCGGCCTGTCCAAGGGCCTGCTGGGCCAGAAGGTCGGCTCCCGCGTCCTCGTCGCGATCCCGCCGGCCGACGGCTTCGCCACCAACGGGAACCCCCAGATCGGCATCGGCGCCAACGACACGATGCTCTTCCTCGTCGACATCACCGCCGCCGGCAAGCCGCTGACGCAGGCCACCGGCACCGCGGTCAAGCCCAAGGCCGGGCTGCCGACCGTCGTGATGGGCAAGGACAACCACGAGGCGGCCAAGATCACCGTCCCCAAGTCCGCCCCGCCCAAGACGACCGTCGTCCAGCCGCTGATCCAGGGCAAGGGCAACGTCATCAAGGCCGGCCAGCTGGTGCGGTTCAGCTACACCGGCGTCATCTACCGCAACGGCGAGATGTTCGACAGCTCGGCCAAGACCAAGGAGGGCTACGCCGAGTTCCCGATCGGCGTCGGCCAGCTCATCCCCGCGTGGGACAAGCACATCGTCGGCCAGCGCGTCGGCAGCCGCCTGCTCATGGTCATCCCGCCGGCCGACGGCTACGGCGCCAAGGGCCAGCCGAGCGCCGGGATCAAGGGCACCGACACCCTGGTCTTCGTCATCGACCTGCTCGACGCCAGCTGA
- a CDS encoding FKBP-type peptidyl-prolyl cis-trans isomerase: MGFDPSTTKPEIEFPGDTPPADLVIEDISVGDGAEAKPGNTVSAHYVGVAHSTGEEFDASWNRGAPLDFRLGVGQVIAGWDEGIVGMKEGGRRKLVIPADKAYGDRGAGAVIKPGETLIFVVDLVAVR; encoded by the coding sequence ATGGGCTTCGACCCCAGCACCACCAAGCCGGAGATCGAGTTCCCCGGCGACACCCCGCCCGCCGACCTCGTCATCGAGGACATCAGCGTCGGTGACGGCGCCGAGGCCAAGCCGGGCAACACCGTCAGCGCCCACTACGTCGGCGTCGCGCACTCCACCGGCGAGGAGTTCGACGCCTCGTGGAACCGCGGCGCGCCGCTGGACTTCCGCCTCGGCGTCGGCCAGGTCATCGCCGGCTGGGACGAGGGCATCGTGGGCATGAAGGAGGGTGGCCGCCGCAAGCTGGTCATCCCCGCGGACAAGGCCTACGGCGACCGCGGTGCCGGCGCCGTGATCAAGCCGGGCGAGACGCTCATCTTCGTCGTGGACCTCGTCGCCGTCCGCTGA
- a CDS encoding DUF3866 family protein, whose protein sequence is MIHWRAATVLQVRSRWAGAVEYAVRLAHVDGVAAPEEGVEEPVRALAYPDLVGEAQPGDTVLLNTSALQRGLGTGGLALVVAVPDRLPADPPPGPGHVVKARYTPLQAMVLGVDEQESPHHEVLREADTVDGLPVVVADLHSALPAVIAGLRAERPDVRVAYVMTDGGALPVAFSRAVAGLREAGWLAAAVTVGQSFGGDLEAVNVHTGLLAAAHVLHADVAVVAQGPGNLGTGTRWGFSGTSAGEAVNAVHALGGRAVASLRVSEADLRERHRGVSHHSFTAYGRVAMAPADVPVPRLEGAFGTGVLRQARELAQGSGGRLRLVEVDVDGLDAALATSPVRLSTMGRGLDADRASFVAAAAAGRHAATLL, encoded by the coding sequence GTGATCCACTGGCGCGCCGCAACCGTCCTGCAGGTCCGCTCCCGGTGGGCCGGGGCGGTGGAGTATGCCGTCCGGCTGGCTCACGTGGACGGCGTCGCCGCCCCGGAGGAGGGCGTGGAGGAGCCCGTGCGCGCCCTGGCCTACCCCGACCTCGTCGGGGAGGCGCAACCCGGTGACACCGTGCTGCTCAACACCAGCGCGCTGCAGCGCGGCCTGGGCACCGGCGGGCTCGCGCTGGTCGTGGCGGTGCCCGACCGGCTGCCCGCCGACCCGCCACCCGGCCCCGGCCACGTGGTCAAGGCGCGCTACACCCCGCTGCAGGCGATGGTGCTCGGCGTGGACGAGCAGGAGAGCCCGCACCACGAGGTGCTGCGCGAGGCCGACACGGTCGACGGGCTGCCCGTGGTCGTCGCCGACCTGCACTCGGCCCTCCCGGCGGTCATCGCCGGGCTGCGCGCCGAGCGGCCCGACGTGCGGGTGGCCTACGTCATGACCGACGGCGGGGCGTTGCCCGTGGCGTTCTCCCGCGCAGTGGCCGGCCTGCGCGAGGCCGGCTGGCTGGCGGCCGCCGTCACCGTGGGGCAGTCCTTCGGTGGCGACCTGGAGGCGGTCAACGTGCACACCGGCCTGCTCGCCGCGGCGCACGTGCTGCACGCCGACGTCGCCGTCGTCGCCCAGGGTCCGGGCAACCTGGGCACTGGCACCCGGTGGGGCTTCTCCGGCACCAGCGCCGGGGAGGCGGTCAACGCCGTGCACGCGCTCGGCGGGCGGGCGGTCGCCTCCCTGCGCGTCTCGGAGGCCGACCTGCGCGAGCGGCACCGCGGGGTCTCCCACCACAGCTTCACGGCATACGGGCGGGTGGCGATGGCCCCGGCCGACGTGCCGGTGCCGCGGCTGGAGGGGGCGTTCGGCACCGGGGTGCTGCGCCAGGCCCGCGAGCTCGCCCAGGGCTCGGGTGGGCGGCTGCGCCTGGTCGAGGTCGATGTGGACGGCCTGGACGCGGCGCTCGCCACCAGCCCGGTGCGGCTGTCGACGATGGGTCGGGGGCTGGACGCCGACCGGGCCTCGTTCGTGGCCGCCGCCGCGGCCGGCCGGCACGCCGCCACCCTGCTCTAG
- a CDS encoding helix-turn-helix transcriptional regulator, with protein sequence MAALPAAAAKTERLLNLVICLLYTRMPLTKARIRSAVPQYGETASVEAFDRMFERDKDELRDLGIPLVTEAVDPLFDDEPGYRIDRREYALPEIAFAPDELAVLGLASRAWQQASLAGPAAQALRKLEAAGVERDDASLIGIEPRLRTTEPAFDAIKDAVVRRQPVTFTYRTARSGDVRARHLQPWAMASWHGRWYVTGFDTDRDAPRVFRLSRIEGSVATDGRPGSYDVPPDHEPTAMIQTMAVERDPQPAVLRVRVGAGNSLRRRARTIGDVDDHWSLVDVDFTDAETFAEELAGFGPDVVVEQPPDLQEAVIRRLKGAMAEHEGEGR encoded by the coding sequence GTGGCAGCCCTGCCCGCCGCAGCGGCCAAGACCGAGCGCCTGCTCAACCTGGTCATCTGCCTTCTCTACACCCGGATGCCGCTCACCAAGGCCCGGATCCGCAGCGCCGTCCCGCAGTACGGCGAGACCGCCTCGGTCGAGGCCTTCGACCGGATGTTCGAGCGCGACAAGGACGAGCTGCGCGACCTCGGCATCCCGCTGGTCACCGAGGCGGTCGACCCGCTCTTCGACGACGAGCCCGGCTACCGGATCGACCGGCGCGAGTACGCCCTCCCGGAGATCGCCTTCGCCCCGGACGAGCTGGCCGTGCTCGGCCTGGCCAGCCGGGCGTGGCAGCAGGCCAGCCTGGCCGGTCCCGCGGCCCAGGCGCTGCGCAAGCTCGAGGCGGCCGGGGTGGAGCGCGACGACGCCTCGCTGATCGGCATCGAGCCGCGGCTGCGCACGACCGAGCCGGCGTTCGACGCGATCAAGGACGCGGTCGTGCGGCGCCAGCCGGTCACCTTCACCTACCGCACCGCCCGCAGCGGCGACGTGCGCGCCCGCCACCTCCAGCCGTGGGCGATGGCCTCGTGGCACGGCCGCTGGTACGTCACCGGCTTCGACACCGACCGCGACGCGCCGCGGGTGTTCCGGCTCAGCCGGATCGAGGGCAGCGTGGCCACCGACGGCCGGCCCGGCTCCTACGACGTGCCGCCCGACCACGAGCCGACCGCGATGATCCAGACCATGGCCGTCGAGCGCGACCCGCAGCCGGCGGTGCTGCGGGTGCGGGTCGGCGCCGGCAACTCGCTGCGCCGCCGGGCCCGCACCATCGGCGACGTGGATGACCACTGGTCGCTGGTCGACGTCGACTTCACCGACGCCGAGACCTTCGCCGAGGAGCTGGCCGGCTTCGGCCCCGACGTGGTGGTCGAGCAGCCACCGGACCTGCAGGAGGCCGTCATCCGCCGGCTCAAGGGCGCGATGGCCGAGCACGAGGGAGAGGGCCGATGA
- a CDS encoding helix-turn-helix transcriptional regulator, translating to MSAQESATSRLSRLLTMVPWLLRRQGVDIEEAAREFGVSREQVEADLMLLFVCGTPGHMPDDLIEAEWEGGKVYLGNADTIDRPLRLGVDEALALIVGLRALAAVPGIGDRDAVDRALAKLESATGSVAAAATHISVAIDTGAAAATLGEARRALTGHRRVHLRYLVAGRDEATERDVDAMRVVNFDGHWYLEGWCHRAEDVRLFRFDRIEALTVLDVDGTPPADARPRDLDSGVFTPHPTDLLVRLHLQPGAAWVADYYPTESAEPDGHGGQVVTLRTADTAWLRRLMWRLGGQATVLEPASLADEVADGARAALEAYAGSAPAAR from the coding sequence ATGAGCGCCCAGGAGTCCGCGACCTCGCGGCTGTCGCGGCTGCTGACCATGGTGCCGTGGCTGCTGCGGCGGCAGGGCGTCGACATCGAGGAGGCCGCCCGCGAGTTCGGGGTCTCCCGCGAGCAGGTCGAGGCCGACCTCATGCTGCTCTTCGTCTGCGGCACCCCCGGGCACATGCCCGACGACCTCATCGAGGCCGAGTGGGAGGGCGGCAAGGTCTATCTCGGCAACGCCGACACCATCGACCGACCGCTGCGCCTCGGCGTGGACGAGGCCCTGGCCCTCATCGTCGGCCTGCGCGCCCTGGCCGCGGTGCCCGGCATCGGCGACCGCGACGCCGTCGACCGCGCGCTGGCCAAGCTGGAGTCGGCCACGGGGTCCGTGGCCGCGGCGGCCACGCACATCTCCGTGGCCATCGACACCGGCGCGGCGGCCGCGACGCTGGGGGAGGCCCGCCGGGCCCTGACCGGGCACCGCCGGGTGCACCTGCGCTACCTCGTGGCCGGCCGCGACGAGGCCACCGAGCGCGACGTGGACGCGATGCGCGTGGTCAACTTCGACGGCCACTGGTACCTCGAGGGCTGGTGCCACCGGGCCGAGGACGTGCGATTGTTCCGGTTCGACCGGATCGAGGCGCTGACCGTCCTCGACGTCGACGGCACGCCCCCGGCCGACGCGCGGCCCCGCGACCTCGACTCCGGCGTGTTCACCCCGCACCCCACCGACCTGCTCGTGCGCCTCCACCTCCAGCCGGGTGCGGCATGGGTCGCCGACTACTACCCGACCGAGTCCGCCGAGCCGGACGGCCACGGCGGCCAGGTGGTCACCCTGCGCACCGCCGACACCGCCTGGCTGCGCCGGCTCATGTGGCGGCTGGGTGGGCAGGCGACCGTGCTCGAGCCCGCCTCCCTCGCCGACGAGGTCGCCGACGGCGCCCGCGCCGCACTGGAGGCGTATGCCGGGTCCGCACCGGCAGCCCGGTAG
- the tatA gene encoding Sec-independent protein translocase subunit TatA — protein MGIRGLFEGWHFVLLIALVIVIFGWKRLPDAARSLGRSMRIFKSEVQEMKNDGKPSPSAASSDTVRGETVDPTQQAARPVADPTQPPAAEAPPAHTPPQHQPPA, from the coding sequence ATGGGTATCCGAGGTCTGTTCGAGGGCTGGCACTTCGTCCTCCTCATTGCGCTCGTCATCGTCATCTTCGGCTGGAAGCGCCTCCCGGACGCGGCGCGCAGCCTGGGCCGCTCGATGCGCATCTTCAAGTCCGAGGTGCAGGAGATGAAGAACGACGGCAAGCCGTCACCGAGCGCCGCCAGCAGCGACACCGTGCGCGGGGAGACCGTCGACCCCACCCAGCAGGCCGCCCGCCCGGTCGCCGACCCGACGCAGCCGCCCGCGGCTGAGGCCCCGCCGGCGCACACCCCGCCGCAGCACCAGCCGCCGGCCTGA